The stretch of DNA GAATAGCCGTAAATTGGCTCATTTCTTTTCCCCCTTTTTAGAAAAAGAACGCGCGAGCAGCTGCCCACGCGTCCTTATGATTACCGCTTTTATAGTTTACGGAGTTCCTGCATGATTTCTGTTTTTGATTTTGTTTTATCATCGATCTGTTTAATCACGCGTGCTGGTGCTCCAACTGCAACAGAGTAAGGCGGGATATCTTCTGTAACGATCGCGCCTGCAGCCACGACAGAACCTTCGCCAATACGGCAACCTTCAAGCACAACCGCATTTGCCCCGATTAAAACGTTGTCTTCTAAAATAACCGGTGAAGCAGAAGGCGGCTCAATCACACCCGCTAACACAGCGCCTGCACCAACATGGCAGTTTTTACCCGTTGTCGCACGCCCGCCAAGAACCGCATTCATGTCGATCATTGTTCCTTCGCCAACTACTGCTCCAATATTAATAGAAGCACCCATCATAATAACGGCATTATCTCCGATTTCAACTTGATCGCGGATTACAACACCCGGCTCAATACGCGCTTTAATGTTTTTCATATCTAAAAGCGGAATCGCAGAGTTGCGGCGGTCATTTTCCACTACGTAATCAGTGATTTTATCTTTATTTTGCTCAAGTGCTTCAGACACTTCTGCCCATTCACCGAACACAACAACAGATTTGCCTTCGCCAAATACTTTTGCTGATTCGCCGAAGTTAATGCCTTCTACGTCTCCGTTTACGTACACTTTTACCGGTGTTGATTTTTTGCTGTTTCCGATAAAAGCAATAATTTCGTGTGCATCCATCATTTTCATAAGTATGTATTCCTCCTGGTCAATCTGTTTTTTCTGCTATTACTGTATCAAAGCAGCGCCACTTTCACAAGCGATTTTCTTCCGATTGTGCCATAAAAAGCTCCACTGTTTCGACAAATGCCTGCACTTGACGAAGTTCGAAAGCGGCATCATAGCCAAGAAGCCACGTATCACGCTGAATCGGTGCGCCTTCACGGTCAAGAAGCGGGATTTGAAAAAGATCATGTTCATGATTCGCTAATGTAATAGCTGGCAAAATCGCGTACCCAAGTCCATTAAACGCCATCTGCCGGCATGTTTCAATTTGGTCTACCACAATTGAGCGCTTTGGCGCCATTTGAAAACGACTGTGCCACCATTCTTGTATTTCCTGATAGTAGCTTGAGTCACTTTTGAATTGAATAAACGGTTTGTCGGTGGAAAGCACATCTTCCACATTTTGAATATCTTTATCGACTAAATAAAGCGGATCTTCAAACAAGTGAATTTTTCGCCCCTTCCATTCCGGCGTTCCACGTATAATGCCAACATGTACATCCCCTTCATAAAGCGCTTTGACAATTTCGCTGCTCCAGCCGGTAATCAGCTGAATTTTGGCCTGGGGATAGCGTTCTACGTACAGCTTTAGCACTTTTGGCAGCCAGTTTTGGCCGACGATGGTAGCGCAGGCGATTTTCAATGTTCCATGCACCTGCGGCTCAAGCAGCTGCAGCTCTTCGAGGAGACGCTCTCTTTTCTCCAGGGTTTCTTTTGCGTATTCCACAATTCTCTCACCTGCCGGCGTTAAAGAAAGCCCTTTTGTAGAACGGTTAAAAATTTTAACCCCCCACTCTTTTTCGACTGTCTGCAGGCGCTGGGAAAGAGCCGGCTGAGAAACAAAAAGCCGCTCTGCTGCTTTGCGCATATTCATTTCTTCTGCAAGAACGGTCAGCAGCCGAAATTCTGAAACAGACATCCCGTCACTCTCCTTTCTTTAAAAACAAAAGCAGAATAAATGAAAGGGCCGCAAATAGGAAAACGACAAAATAAACCGCGTGCAGGGAAGAAGTCAGCCCTTCACCTAAAATAGCGCGGGCGGAAGCCGGTATATCTCCTTCTCCGCCGAGGAGCTCATTCACGGAGTTAACGCTCAGATTATCCGCTCCGCTTTTACCTGCCAAATAAGCGGACAACTGACTGTTTAGTACACCGCCAAGCAGCGCTGCCCCTATAGCATTGCCGATATTTCTCATAAACATATTGGCTGCCGTCGCAGCTCCTCTTTCATGCCATTCGACCGCATTTTGTATTGAAATGATAAAAGCAGTCGAGGTCAAACCCATTCCCACTCCTGTGACGAAAGAAGAAGCGGCTGCCCACCAGGGGCCTAAATCCGGTGTCATGAACATAAACATTAAGCCGCCGGCTAACAGTGCTGCCCCTCCAATTAGAGTTGTAGCACGGTAGCCAATGGAATGAAGAAGGCGGCCGGATAAAGAGGAAGCAATCGGCCAGCCGATTGACATAGCGGTCAGCGTGAACCCGGCGATCGTAGCACTTTTCCCCATCACACCCTGTACATAAGTCGGCAAAAAAGATGAAATGCCGATGAGCATAATGCCGGTCGTTAACGATACAAGGTTGGCAATTAAGATTGGACGCACCTTCCACAAATGAAAAGGCACAATAGGAGACGGCGTACGCCGTTCGTGCAAAGCAAAAAGACAAAACGAAACGGCTCCAAGCACCAGCAGCGGACCTGTATGAGCTGTGTTGCCTGCTTCAACTAACCAGTACATAAACGTTGAAATTCCTACTAAAAAAAGCACCGTTCCGATATAGTCGATATCCGGCTTTTTCTTTTCTACCTTCTCATGCAGGAAAAGGCCCAGCATGACCATCGAAACAACACCAAGAGGTATGTTAATCCAAAATACCCAGCGCCACGATACATATTCTACAAGCAGTCCGCCAAGTGCCGGTCCGGAAACGGCCGAAATGCCCCACACACTCGACAGATAGCCTTGAATATGCGCCCGCTCTTCCTTGGAATAAATATCGCCGACAATGGTCGTGGCAATGGGCATTACTGCACCGGCCCCCACTCCTTGAATAAAGCGGAAAAGAATCATCTGCTCCATTGAGCCGGCCAGTCCGCAAAGAATAGAGCCGGCCAAAAAAATCGTCATACCCGCAAATAAAACCGGCCGCCGGCCAAAGATATCCGATAGCTTTCCATAAATTAAAACAGTCGCTGCGTTCATAAGCAAATAAGCAGAGAACACCCAGCTATACAGCGAAAAACCACCAAGCTCCGCTACAATATCCGGCATAGCCGTTGAAACAATTGTTGCTTCGATCGCTCCCATAAACATGGCCAGCATCACAGCCGCCAAAACGAGAGGACGCTTTGTTTGTTTTGGTTTCAACCCTTTCACCCCAAATTCAATAAAAAAAAATCCGCCGCCTGGCGGATCTTTAATTTAATCCATCAACATAATAATTGAGCTGCTTTAAAATGACCCGTCTCGTTAATATACCCTCAAAATGGCCTTCTTCATCAGTTACACACAAAAAAGGATGATTAATAAGCTGTCCAAGCGCTTTTCGGAAGTGGTCATGAACCGTTAATCTCGGTTTATCAACGGCCATCACATCCTCTACTTTCAGCTTATCAAGCCGCTCAAACTCAATACGTTCAAGACCGAGAAGCGCTTCCGTAATCATAGGAATGCTAATCAGCCCTTCAAGACGGTATTTGGTATCCAAAACCGGAATAGCCGTGTAACCACTTTTCGTCAGAATCAGCAATGCATGCTCCAGACTGTTTCCCCGCTGGACAAATGCCACTTTCTCTCCCGGAATAATGTAATCCATAATATTTGTCTGCAGAACGTCTTTGTTTCTGAAGGAGATCATTGGTGTTCTTCCTTTCTTTTTTGTAAGCGCTTTACTTACCTTCCATTATAGCAAAATGCCTGTAGCTTCTACCAGAGAAACGAGCCGTTCTTCTTCAAAAAGATCCGGCCCTGGCCGCCTGATGTTACCCTTGTGCTTCCTGCTTCGCTTCTTGAAGAAGTTCAAAAATTTCGATTGCTGTCATGTCAATATCATCAAAAGGATACTTGCTTCCTTTTCCGTCCTTATCATATACTTCAAGTTCGAACGTGTCTTTATTTGGGAAATATTTTACCTGGCAGAGTGTTTTGCCGTTTAATTCAAACAAGCGCTGCTGTACCTCTCCCTGCTCTCCGCCTTCCTGCAGTGATTTAAGGCGCTGTACGATTCCAACTAATTGTGACATATATTGTCGACCCCTTTCTTTCGTTAACCATTTAGTAAGCACAAGAAATATACCATACATCCCTGCTTTAATCCAATATTTTTGCCCTCTTTTTTCACAATCTACAAATAAAAAAGACGCCAAAATCAGCGCCCC from Domibacillus sp. DTU_2020_1001157_1_SI_ALB_TIR_016 encodes:
- the dapD gene encoding 2,3,4,5-tetrahydropyridine-2,6-dicarboxylate N-acetyltransferase, with translation MKMMDAHEIIAFIGNSKKSTPVKVYVNGDVEGINFGESAKVFGEGKSVVVFGEWAEVSEALEQNKDKITDYVVENDRRNSAIPLLDMKNIKARIEPGVVIRDQVEIGDNAVIMMGASINIGAVVGEGTMIDMNAVLGGRATTGKNCHVGAGAVLAGVIEPPSASPVILEDNVLIGANAVVLEGCRIGEGSVVAAGAIVTEDIPPYSVAVGAPARVIKQIDDKTKSKTEIMQELRKL
- a CDS encoding LysR family transcriptional regulator, which codes for MSVSEFRLLTVLAEEMNMRKAAERLFVSQPALSQRLQTVEKEWGVKIFNRSTKGLSLTPAGERIVEYAKETLEKRERLLEELQLLEPQVHGTLKIACATIVGQNWLPKVLKLYVERYPQAKIQLITGWSSEIVKALYEGDVHVGIIRGTPEWKGRKIHLFEDPLYLVDKDIQNVEDVLSTDKPFIQFKSDSSYYQEIQEWWHSRFQMAPKRSIVVDQIETCRQMAFNGLGYAILPAITLANHEHDLFQIPLLDREGAPIQRDTWLLGYDAAFELRQVQAFVETVELFMAQSEENRL
- a CDS encoding MDR family MFS transporter, with translation MLAMFMGAIEATIVSTAMPDIVAELGGFSLYSWVFSAYLLMNAATVLIYGKLSDIFGRRPVLFAGMTIFLAGSILCGLAGSMEQMILFRFIQGVGAGAVMPIATTIVGDIYSKEERAHIQGYLSSVWGISAVSGPALGGLLVEYVSWRWVFWINIPLGVVSMVMLGLFLHEKVEKKKPDIDYIGTVLFLVGISTFMYWLVEAGNTAHTGPLLVLGAVSFCLFALHERRTPSPIVPFHLWKVRPILIANLVSLTTGIMLIGISSFLPTYVQGVMGKSATIAGFTLTAMSIGWPIASSLSGRLLHSIGYRATTLIGGAALLAGGLMFMFMTPDLGPWWAAASSFVTGVGMGLTSTAFIISIQNAVEWHERGAATAANMFMRNIGNAIGAALLGGVLNSQLSAYLAGKSGADNLSVNSVNELLGGEGDIPASARAILGEGLTSSLHAVYFVVFLFAALSFILLLFLKKGE
- the cbpB gene encoding cyclic-di-AMP-binding protein CbpB yields the protein MISFRNKDVLQTNIMDYIIPGEKVAFVQRGNSLEHALLILTKSGYTAIPVLDTKYRLEGLISIPMITEALLGLERIEFERLDKLKVEDVMAVDKPRLTVHDHFRKALGQLINHPFLCVTDEEGHFEGILTRRVILKQLNYYVDGLN
- a CDS encoding YkuJ family protein, coding for MSQLVGIVQRLKSLQEGGEQGEVQQRLFELNGKTLCQVKYFPNKDTFELEVYDKDGKGSKYPFDDIDMTAIEIFELLQEAKQEAQG